In Fusarium oxysporum f. sp. lycopersici 4287 chromosome 2, whole genome shotgun sequence, a genomic segment contains:
- a CDS encoding 3-methyl-2-oxobutanoate hydroxymethyltransferase — MSSLINPTMRSCASLLSRVSVPSTRPASRTLGRAIRPLIIGGAAQTRYSSHSPMGAPPAVQRKKVTVGTLRSMHRKGDPITVMTAHDFPSGHVADHAGMDIILVGDSLAMVALGMEDTSEIILEEMLLHCRSVARATKSAFTVGDLPMGTYEISPDQALATAIRFIKEGRVQGVKLEGGKEMAPTIKKITTAGIPVLGHIGLTLSDKTHLVASVSRGKTSSGAMSILEDALALQEAGCFAMVVEAVPAEVAALITEKLSIPTIGIGAGNGTSGQVLVQVDMVGNFPPGRFLPKFVKKYGDVWGESLRAIEAYRDEVKSRQYPAPEHTYPISAEELENFTKAVKDS; from the exons ATGTCATCTCTTATCAATCCTACCATGAGGTCATGTGCCTCTCTCCTATCCCGGGTGTCCGTCCCATCCACTCGGCCGGCATCCCGGACCCTCGGCCGAGCCATTCGGCCCCTCATCATCGGAGGTGCGGCGCAAACCCGGTACAGCTCTCACTCTCCCATGGGTGCACCTCCGGCCGTTCAACGTAAGAAGGTCACTGTCGGAACTCTTCGTTCCATGCACCGCAAGGGTGATCCCATCACCGTCATGACAGCTCATGACTTCCCCAGTGGTCATGTCGCTGACCATGCTGGTATGGACATCATCCTTGTGGGAGACAGTCTCGCCATGGTAGCACTTGGTATGGAGGATACGAGTGAGATTATCTTGGAAGAGATGCTTTTACATTGTCGGTCTGTTGCGAGAGCGACAAAGTCGGCTTTCACT GTTGGAGATCTACCCATGGGCACATATGAGATTAGTCCTGACCAGGCTCTTGCTACTGCTATCCGTTTCATCAAGGAAGGCCGTGTCCAAGGTGTCAAGCTTGAAGGTGGTAAGGAGATGGCCCCTACTATCAAGAAGATTACCACCGCTGGCATTCCTGTTCTTGGCCACATTGGCTTGACCCTCAGCGACAAAACGCACTTGGTGGCTTCCGTGTCCAGGGGCAAGACAAGTAGTGGTGCAATGAGCATTCTTGAAGATGCCCTtgctcttcaagaagctggtTGTTTTGCCATGGTTGTTGAGGCAGTTCCTGCTGAGGTGGCCGCGCTCATTACTGAAAAGCTCTCCATTCCCACCATCGGTATTGGCGCTGGCAACGGTACCTCGGGCCAAGTCCTGGTACAAGTAGATATGGTTGGAAACTTCCCTCCCGGTCGATTTCTGCCCAAATTTGTAAAGAAGTATGGCGATGTCTGGGGCGAGAGCTTGAGAGCCATCGAGGCGTATCGGGATGAAGTCAAGTCGCGCCAATATCCTGCTCCTGAGCACACATATCCCATTTCGGCGGAGGAACTTGAGAACTTTACTAAGGCGGTGAAGGATTCCtag
- a CDS encoding autophagy-like protein 12 produces MSDNPPPEWVPSSSPSPSNASPMPLADNEGPGSGAASPNLPLTMSASVVLADLPRDASAALATAGAFKADKVVVRFKPVGSAPSLAQDVCKISATRRFEEVVRYLRKKLRCKETDSVFLYVNSAFAPSLDEVVGNLHQCFKNAHGQLVVAYSLTPAFG; encoded by the exons ATGTCAGACAACCCGCCACCAGAATGGGTgccctcatcatctccatcacccTCCAACGCCTCACCCATGCCTCTCGCCGATAATGAAGGACCAGGCAGCGGCGCTGCATCTCCAAACTTACCACTCACTATGTCCGCCTCAGTGGTGCTGGCTGATCTACCACGGGATGCGAGCGCCGCACTTGCAACTGCTGGAGCCTTCAAGGCAGACAAGGTTGTAGTGCGATTTAAGCCCGTGGGGTCTGCTCCGTCGTTGGCGCAAGATGTGTGCAAGATTAGCGCGACAAGGCGCTTTGAAGAGGTTGTGAGATATCtcaggaagaagctgaggtgCAAAGAGACAGACAGTGTCTTCTTGTACGTCAACAGTGCCTTTGCGCCGTCTTTGGACGAGGTTGTGGGTAACCTACATCAG TGCTTTAAAAATGCCCACGGTCAACTTGTGGTTGCCTACTCTCTCACTCCTGCTTTCGGATGA